CCCGTTCTTGGCGGCAACGCGTAACGAGCGGTTAGCCGATCGTAAATCGGTGTTGGCGGCCGACAGTTCGGCGTTGTCATCCTCCAAGCTCAGGATGCGCGCGATTCCAGCCAGATTGACCCCGGCGTCGATCAGTGCGCTGATGCGCTGCAGGCGCGCCAGGTCGGCTGCGCTGTAGCGGCGCGTCCCGCCGTCACTGCGTGCGGGGGTCAGCAATCCGTGGCGCTCATATAGGCGCAGCGACTGCACCGCGACGCCCGATAGTTCTGCCGCAACGGATATCCCGTACACGCCATGGTCTGGTGCCGGGGCTCCGCTGTCGTCAGAACGTTCGGCCATCTAGTACCCCCTTGGCTGCTCTTACACAAAACCTATTTACCACACTTGCCTTCACCTATCGAGAGTGCTATATAAAATCTATGCTGTGAGCAACAGATAAATGCCACAACTGGATTGCAGATTGGAGTAAGAGGAGACTGCCATGCTGATGCGCACCGACCCGTTCCGCGAACTGGACCGCTTCGCCCAGCAGGCCCTGGGGACAGCGGCCCGACCAGCAGTGATGCCAATGGACGCATGGCGTGAAGGCGAAGAATTCGTGGTCGAGTTCGACCTTCCCGGAATCGACGCCGACTCGCTGGACATCGACATCGAACGCAACGTCGTTACCGTGCGCGCCGAACGTCGAGGCGTCGACCCCAACCGTGAAATGCTCGCCTCCGAGCGCCCCCGCGGGGTATTCAGCCGCCAGCTCGTCCTCGGCGAAAACCTCGACACCGAAAAGATCGAAGCCAGCTAC
The nucleotide sequence above comes from Mycobacterium vicinigordonae. Encoded proteins:
- a CDS encoding MerR family transcriptional regulator, with the protein product MAERSDDSGAPAPDHGVYGISVAAELSGVAVQSLRLYERHGLLTPARSDGGTRRYSAADLARLQRISALIDAGVNLAGIARILSLEDDNAELSAANTDLRSANRSLRVAAKNGRRAATQSTDPDDT
- a CDS encoding Hsp20/alpha crystallin family protein gives rise to the protein MLMRTDPFRELDRFAQQALGTAARPAVMPMDAWREGEEFVVEFDLPGIDADSLDIDIERNVVTVRAERRGVDPNREMLASERPRGVFSRQLVLGENLDTEKIEASYDEGVLRLRIPVAEKAKPRKIAVGRSNGHHAVDEKEVKRQVIDA